The Thermoproteota archaeon genome includes a window with the following:
- a CDS encoding ASKHA domain-containing protein, with protein MRVKILPAGVEVEADKGELLSDILSRTVSFPLPCGGAGYCGGCAVRVLEGKVTPPTREERLTGVIEREMRLACRTKVMGNVAVEVPRIAPVATVSGMMPRFELSPLIRKSGLGDMALPRSLPQPSFSFKGIAFRSGGGEIGLAVDLGTTNISGSLLDLRNGRPLVEGFVRNPQVSRGADVITRMEKALEGEREALRNMAIQGIEDLSSKLCKAVDVREEDVSIVSVVGNSVMHALLLGLPVDSLSAAPFEPPLKMWVSGPADEAGFERLSESWLLVPPPLAGFVGSDALSDLVVAEMLELERPYLLIDLGTNTEVMLVTDDVLATSAPAGSAFESNVPSGVGGVRGTINRVRITEEGIEVEVEGRPVGLSGSGLISAVAEMLRWGLLSENGRMSRELGGKLRLVDSPRIEVTQRDVREVQKAVAAVYSAWRILMRRKGLSHEDLKGVYLAGTFGSHVDPSDAIEIGLIPPVDPETVVSLGNTALSGAKLLILSEDAFTKFNELYSMVTYVDLARDPEFSEAFIEGTYLRGPPPDPSSGSL; from the coding sequence GTGCGGGTGAAGATCCTACCCGCTGGCGTGGAGGTCGAGGCGGACAAGGGCGAGCTACTATCCGATATACTCAGCAGAACCGTATCATTCCCCCTGCCGTGTGGAGGCGCTGGGTACTGCGGAGGATGCGCCGTGAGAGTGCTCGAGGGAAAGGTGACCCCTCCTACTAGGGAAGAGCGACTGACCGGTGTGATAGAGAGGGAGATGAGGCTAGCTTGCAGGACTAAAGTGATGGGGAATGTAGCTGTCGAGGTCCCCAGAATAGCCCCTGTGGCCACAGTCTCGGGAATGATGCCCCGATTCGAGCTGAGCCCTCTGATCAGGAAATCCGGACTTGGAGATATGGCCCTCCCCAGATCTCTCCCTCAACCCTCATTCAGCTTCAAAGGAATCGCCTTCCGCTCCGGAGGGGGAGAAATCGGACTTGCGGTGGATCTTGGGACTACCAACATATCCGGATCGCTGCTCGACCTGAGGAACGGGAGACCTCTGGTCGAGGGTTTCGTGAGGAACCCCCAAGTGTCGAGGGGAGCTGATGTGATCACTAGGATGGAGAAGGCCTTGGAAGGTGAGAGGGAGGCGTTGAGGAACATGGCGATTCAAGGCATAGAGGATCTGTCCTCGAAACTCTGCAAAGCTGTAGATGTCAGGGAGGAGGATGTATCCATAGTCTCGGTAGTCGGAAACTCGGTGATGCATGCTCTCCTTCTTGGATTGCCCGTCGATTCCCTATCTGCAGCGCCGTTCGAGCCCCCCCTCAAGATGTGGGTCTCAGGGCCAGCGGATGAGGCCGGATTTGAGAGGCTCTCCGAGAGCTGGCTCTTGGTTCCCCCGCCCTTGGCAGGCTTCGTTGGCTCCGACGCCTTATCCGACCTTGTAGTTGCGGAGATGCTTGAGCTGGAGAGGCCCTACCTCCTGATCGACTTGGGAACGAACACGGAGGTGATGCTAGTGACGGACGATGTGCTGGCGACCAGCGCACCAGCAGGCTCTGCCTTTGAATCTAACGTCCCGTCGGGGGTGGGTGGCGTTCGGGGGACAATAAACAGGGTGAGAATCACCGAGGAGGGAATCGAGGTGGAGGTAGAGGGTAGACCCGTGGGCCTGAGCGGCTCAGGACTCATCTCAGCCGTGGCTGAGATGCTGAGATGGGGTCTCCTCTCAGAGAACGGGAGGATGTCTAGGGAGCTTGGGGGGAAGCTCAGGCTAGTGGACTCCCCGAGGATAGAGGTGACGCAGAGGGATGTGAGAGAGGTCCAGAAGGCGGTGGCTGCGGTGTACTCGGCTTGGAGGATCCTCATGCGGAGGAAAGGCTTGAGCCATGAGGACTTAAAAGGGGTCTACCTCGCCGGTACCTTCGGGAGTCACGTGGATCCGTCGGATGCCATCGAGATAGGCCTCATCCCACCAGTTGATCCGGAAACGGTAGTCTCCCTAGGTAACACAGCGTTATCAGGGGCTAAACTCTTAATACTGAGTGAGGATGCGTTCACTAAGTTCAACGAGCTGTACTCCATGGTCACTTATGTGGATCTGGCCAGAGACCCTGAATTTAGTGAAGCCTTCATAGAGGGAACGTACCTGAGGGGGCCCCCTCCTGATCCTTCATCCGGCAGCCTTTAA
- a CDS encoding ATP-binding protein, with the protein MLFDLRPKKSRKDLFDREWELEELERASGRYPLILLLGIRRIGKTSVAWCFLEGKRGFLVDMRGVVRRADLYERVARGLEESLSKMRRFLRGIRGIKIAGAEVEIQWRGMDSLSLAGLLTELNKLDEFVVILDEVQHLRQPLMSEVREMIAYAYDNLDNVTLILTGSEIGMLRRFLRLEDPSSPLYGRYAYEVEVRRFTKEQSKEFLVRGFREVGMEPPMEEVEKAVEFFDGIVGWLVIFGKSYSEGKGGFEAIAEMAIGMAITELMKLDPREKLVLKAVARGARGWSQVRELIEEKEGAVIPKSSLSRTIKRLERLSLIKDYEFLDPVYEKAALRL; encoded by the coding sequence ATGCTATTCGACCTGAGGCCCAAGAAATCTAGGAAAGACCTCTTCGATAGGGAATGGGAGCTAGAGGAGCTGGAAAGAGCCTCTGGCAGATATCCTCTCATCCTACTACTGGGTATTAGGAGGATAGGTAAGACCAGTGTGGCTTGGTGCTTCTTAGAGGGGAAGAGGGGATTCTTAGTTGACATGAGAGGTGTCGTCCGGCGGGCTGATCTCTACGAGAGGGTGGCTAGGGGACTTGAGGAATCATTAAGCAAGATGAGAAGGTTCCTGAGGGGTATAAGGGGCATTAAGATAGCAGGCGCTGAGGTTGAGATCCAGTGGAGAGGAATGGATTCCCTGAGCCTCGCAGGTCTTCTGACAGAATTGAACAAGCTGGACGAGTTCGTTGTGATCTTGGACGAGGTCCAGCATCTGAGGCAACCCCTCATGTCCGAGGTGAGGGAGATGATAGCCTACGCCTACGACAATCTGGACAATGTGACCCTCATCCTCACGGGCTCGGAGATAGGCATGCTCAGAAGGTTCCTCAGACTCGAAGATCCATCTTCCCCCCTCTATGGGAGGTACGCATATGAGGTCGAGGTGAGAAGGTTCACCAAGGAGCAATCTAAGGAGTTCTTGGTGAGGGGATTCAGAGAAGTAGGAATGGAACCGCCGATGGAGGAAGTGGAGAAGGCCGTGGAATTCTTCGACGGGATAGTGGGGTGGCTCGTCATTTTCGGTAAATCCTACTCAGAGGGTAAAGGGGGCTTCGAGGCCATAGCGGAGATGGCCATTGGGATGGCCATCACCGAATTGATGAAACTCGATCCTAGGGAGAAACTCGTCCTCAAGGCCGTTGCCAGGGGGGCGAGGGGCTGGAGCCAAGTAAGAGAGCTGATAGAGGAGAAGGAAGGAGCCGTAATACCTAAATCCTCCCTGTCCAGAACAATCAAGAGGCTGGAGAGGCTAAGCCTCATCAAGGACTATGAGTTCTTGGATCCCGTTTACGAGAAGGCTGCACTGAGACTGTAG
- a CDS encoding 3-dehydroquinate synthase II: protein MADGSPDDVIRKASEMGFKIVALSSGAKEKVKDLVDPAHIVRVEEWPSKGEITLVRIKGPEDMSVVEETASTGKVLIDSEGWKIIPLENLIASLGGGDRIYAIAETLDEARSLLGVLEVGIKGVVMPLKDPSELKDVRRMLEEASPLQLVVAEVTEVKEVGMGDRVCVDTTSILSKGEGMLVGGSASFFLLVHSENVESPFTSPREFRVNAGAVSNYILVPGGRTKYLSEVKSGTEVLAVTKDGKRRAVSVGRAKVERRPLVLVRARSQDAEGWAVLQLAETVPLMKPDGTPIPVSEVKPGDQVLAYVEEKKARHFGMAVNEFIEER from the coding sequence TTGGCTGATGGTTCTCCGGATGACGTGATCAGGAAAGCTAGTGAGATGGGCTTTAAGATAGTTGCTCTATCCTCGGGAGCTAAGGAGAAGGTCAAAGACCTCGTGGATCCGGCGCACATCGTGAGAGTTGAGGAGTGGCCCTCTAAGGGAGAGATCACCCTAGTGAGGATAAAGGGGCCCGAAGACATGTCGGTGGTCGAGGAGACAGCCTCTACAGGCAAGGTGCTTATAGATAGCGAGGGGTGGAAGATAATCCCCCTAGAGAACCTGATAGCTAGTCTGGGGGGAGGCGACAGGATATACGCGATTGCTGAAACATTGGATGAGGCCAGATCCCTGCTGGGAGTGCTGGAAGTGGGAATAAAAGGCGTTGTGATGCCGCTGAAGGATCCCAGCGAGTTGAAAGACGTAAGGAGAATGTTGGAGGAAGCCTCTCCCCTTCAACTGGTCGTGGCCGAGGTCACAGAGGTCAAAGAGGTCGGGATGGGAGATAGAGTTTGCGTGGATACCACATCAATCCTCTCCAAGGGCGAAGGGATGCTTGTAGGGGGGTCAGCCTCCTTCTTCCTGCTGGTCCACAGTGAGAACGTAGAATCCCCGTTCACCTCACCTAGAGAATTCAGGGTGAACGCGGGAGCGGTCTCCAACTACATCTTGGTGCCCGGCGGTAGGACCAAGTACCTGTCGGAGGTCAAGTCCGGGACTGAAGTGCTTGCCGTCACGAAGGACGGTAAGAGGAGGGCGGTGAGCGTCGGAAGGGCCAAGGTGGAGAGGAGGCCCTTGGTGCTGGTGCGAGCTAGGTCTCAGGATGCCGAGGGATGGGCAGTGCTGCAGCTTGCTGAAACGGTACCCCTCATGAAACCTGACGGGACCCCCATACCGGTCAGTGAGGTGAAGCCAGGGGATCAGGTCTTAGCGTACGTGGAGGAGAAGAAGGCGAGGCACTTTGGGATGGCAGTGAACGAGTTCATAGAAGAGAGGTAA
- the yjjX gene encoding inosine/xanthosine triphosphatase, translating into MSNNKYAYTVGAIEMLVAVGSTNPVKIEAVRRAFSSVWEVKVRGVEVNSGVSPEPIGQEAIIGAMNRARKAMATLNADFGVGIEGGVFHLGGRYYCAGFVWVERKDGAYGTGTSGWFECPKSFTASLLTGVELGDLMARISGKAEIKREEGAIGYFTRGVVSRTDLYTHGVLMALAKFIAGDRWPG; encoded by the coding sequence GTGAGCAATAATAAGTATGCCTATACTGTCGGGGCGATAGAGATGCTCGTGGCAGTGGGCTCGACCAATCCCGTGAAGATCGAAGCAGTTAGGAGGGCCTTCTCCTCGGTCTGGGAGGTCAAAGTGAGGGGCGTGGAAGTGAACAGCGGTGTCTCTCCAGAGCCAATAGGTCAGGAGGCCATTATAGGTGCAATGAACAGAGCTAGAAAAGCGATGGCCACTCTGAACGCGGATTTCGGCGTGGGCATAGAGGGAGGCGTCTTTCACTTGGGTGGCCGGTACTACTGCGCCGGCTTCGTCTGGGTGGAGAGGAAGGATGGCGCTTACGGCACAGGCACCAGCGGGTGGTTCGAATGCCCAAAGAGTTTCACAGCTAGCTTGCTCACCGGAGTGGAGCTCGGGGACCTCATGGCAAGGATAAGCGGGAAGGCCGAGATAAAGAGGGAGGAGGGGGCGATAGGCTACTTCACCAGGGGCGTGGTGAGCAGGACCGATCTGTACACACACGGCGTGCTGATGGCCCTAGCGAAGTTCATCGCAGGTGACAGGTGGCCGGGATGA
- a CDS encoding arcadin 1, translating into MLELYLEVTEVRKTPSGIVLSLSRPRGVEEVPPPESEEEAMMFQVVRAMEKYMKIPLPMGQVQMPTVTITLTIDEYETLGRPTVGDMLKLTMKKGEVRTFSPDSGMEY; encoded by the coding sequence ATGCTGGAACTCTACTTGGAGGTGACCGAGGTCAGGAAGACTCCCTCTGGGATAGTCCTCTCCCTCAGCAGGCCTCGAGGCGTGGAGGAGGTCCCACCTCCGGAGAGCGAGGAGGAGGCTATGATGTTCCAGGTAGTCAGGGCCATGGAGAAGTACATGAAAATCCCCCTGCCCATGGGCCAAGTGCAGATGCCCACCGTTACAATAACCCTCACGATAGACGAGTACGAGACTCTCGGCAGACCTACCGTAGGAGATATGTTGAAGCTCACCATGAAGAAAGGGGAGGTCAGGACATTCTCCCCGGACAGCGGCATGGAGTACTGA
- a CDS encoding CBS domain-containing protein — protein MPLLRRKRHLPLRVEDVMSTPPITVDKETPIEQAAKVMDDNRISSVMVVDKDGKLVGIFTDRDLRFAVAEGKVGKGLPIHMLMTENPITISPSDLVIDAMKKMRDADIKHLPVVDGEGKPIGMITMRDIIDVAWLLLEVLAPS, from the coding sequence TTGCCGCTCTTGAGGAGAAAGAGGCACCTCCCCCTGAGGGTGGAGGATGTGATGAGCACCCCTCCCATAACGGTGGATAAGGAAACCCCTATAGAGCAGGCCGCCAAGGTGATGGACGACAACAGGATCAGCAGCGTGATGGTCGTGGATAAGGACGGTAAGCTTGTGGGCATATTCACCGACAGGGATCTGAGGTTCGCCGTGGCTGAGGGCAAGGTGGGGAAGGGACTTCCAATTCATATGCTCATGACCGAGAATCCAATAACCATCTCGCCCAGCGATCTGGTGATCGATGCCATGAAGAAGATGAGAGATGCTGACATTAAGCACCTACCGGTGGTGGACGGGGAAGGCAAGCCTATCGGCATGATCACGATGAGAGACATAATAGACGTTGCTTGGTTGCTGCTGGAGGTGCTCGCTCCCTCCTAA
- a CDS encoding substrate-binding domain-containing protein — METELRKKLREIRVRKDVMLLYRGHVILDARLAKILEEVERRGSLLAAARSQGISYSWVWSKINRVEELLGEKLISVRRGGSKGGGAVLTDVGKELLNLYMENLIEGRTEPRKESTLAGGYDPLLEKVVETLRDRIDLTWSGSLGGIAKLITGEADIAAVHLYDPESGDFNKPFIGRFWLSKTVALIRGYDRELGIMFRKDAGLECISDIIKRGLRYINMSPGSATRLLADRILIMEMRRMGLEETDLSKFVKGYNVQVRTHVGVAKKIVKGEADVGFGIREVAESFGLGFLRVMWESYDFVVRKESFKKPSIKKFIDKLKSEDVRRSSSELRGYRIPDNVGEVIS, encoded by the coding sequence ATGGAAACGGAACTGAGAAAGAAGCTGAGGGAGATAAGGGTTCGCAAAGATGTGATGCTGCTATATAGAGGACATGTAATTTTGGATGCGAGACTCGCCAAGATACTCGAAGAGGTCGAGAGGAGGGGATCCCTTCTCGCTGCCGCTAGATCCCAAGGTATATCCTATTCTTGGGTCTGGAGCAAAATCAATAGGGTAGAGGAACTGTTGGGGGAGAAGCTAATATCAGTGAGGCGAGGAGGATCGAAGGGTGGCGGCGCAGTCCTGACAGATGTAGGAAAGGAGCTCCTCAACCTCTACATGGAGAATCTAATCGAAGGCAGGACGGAACCTAGGAAGGAGTCCACCTTAGCTGGAGGGTACGATCCTCTGTTGGAAAAGGTCGTGGAAACCCTCAGGGATAGAATAGATCTCACATGGAGCGGTTCTCTCGGAGGAATAGCTAAACTCATCACGGGCGAGGCAGACATAGCGGCCGTTCACCTTTACGACCCCGAAAGTGGTGACTTCAACAAACCGTTCATAGGCAGGTTCTGGCTGTCAAAAACGGTGGCATTAATCAGGGGGTACGACAGGGAGCTAGGGATCATGTTCAGGAAGGATGCAGGACTGGAGTGCATATCTGACATCATAAAGAGGGGGTTAAGGTACATCAACATGTCTCCCGGATCAGCCACTAGGTTGCTGGCAGACAGGATATTGATAATGGAGATGAGGAGGATGGGTCTCGAGGAGACCGACCTGTCTAAGTTCGTGAAGGGATACAATGTTCAGGTCAGAACTCACGTGGGAGTGGCCAAGAAAATAGTCAAGGGTGAGGCTGACGTTGGGTTCGGCATAAGGGAGGTGGCGGAATCTTTCGGTTTGGGATTCCTGCGGGTCATGTGGGAGAGTTACGATTTCGTCGTACGGAAAGAATCGTTCAAGAAACCCTCTATAAAGAAGTTCATCGACAAACTCAAATCGGAAGATGTGAGGAGGTCCTCCTCTGAGCTGAGGGGTTACCGGATCCCCGATAACGTGGGAGAGGTCATCTCATGA
- a CDS encoding ABC transporter ATP-binding protein, with the protein MILSLRNVSYSYPDGTPALRDVNLEVRSGEIAFVMGPNGSGKTTLLLLMAGLLTPTEGGVTFYGKPLGNWFRKHCGILFQDPRDQLLAPTVWEDVALAPKQLGLDEGEVMSRVEEALRYFGIEDLASRSPLRLSRGQAAKVILAGLLAHDPEVLLLDEPWSSLDAEGTEHLLELIKLFKERNRIVVISSQNSDMAAEISDTVHILKNGELVMSGLASDLLVRVEELREIGIRPPLVPSVSRMIFPADPPVLRFEDLLDRLERTNSRSSRP; encoded by the coding sequence GTGATACTCTCCCTTAGGAATGTCAGCTACTCCTATCCAGACGGAACGCCTGCTCTAAGGGATGTGAACTTAGAGGTCAGGTCGGGAGAGATAGCATTCGTTATGGGACCTAACGGCTCGGGAAAGACCACTCTGCTCCTCTTGATGGCTGGCCTCCTGACTCCAACCGAAGGGGGGGTGACCTTCTATGGAAAGCCCCTAGGAAATTGGTTCAGAAAACACTGCGGAATACTGTTTCAAGATCCTAGAGATCAGCTCCTAGCTCCAACTGTGTGGGAGGATGTAGCTCTGGCGCCCAAGCAGCTTGGATTGGATGAGGGAGAGGTGATGAGCAGGGTCGAGGAGGCCCTCCGGTACTTCGGGATAGAGGACCTAGCGTCCAGATCTCCACTGAGATTGAGCAGGGGACAGGCCGCCAAGGTGATCTTAGCGGGGCTCCTCGCCCACGATCCCGAGGTCCTTCTTCTGGATGAACCTTGGTCTTCTCTCGATGCAGAAGGAACGGAGCATCTCCTCGAGCTTATAAAGCTCTTCAAGGAGAGGAATAGAATCGTAGTAATCAGTTCCCAGAACTCCGACATGGCCGCCGAGATCTCCGATACAGTCCACATTCTGAAGAATGGCGAGCTGGTCATGAGTGGCTTAGCTTCCGACCTGCTGGTGAGAGTGGAAGAGCTTCGTGAGATTGGGATAAGGCCTCCACTGGTCCCTTCAGTTTCTAGGATGATCTTCCCCGCCGATCCTCCCGTGCTGAGGTTTGAGGATCTCCTAGATAGACTCGAACGTACGAATTCTAGGAGCAGTCGTCCCTAG
- a CDS encoding PDGLE domain-containing protein — MSRSYLLILILVLVSPIFGVIGAEIVGYHEPLDVAAELIGLGESEPIWTGIFPDYTVPGVPDVIGYVISGFVGVGVLLLPALLRGRRD, encoded by the coding sequence GTGAGCAGATCCTATCTCTTGATACTTATATTGGTCCTCGTGAGCCCCATCTTCGGGGTAATCGGGGCAGAGATTGTAGGATACCATGAGCCACTGGATGTAGCCGCGGAACTGATCGGACTTGGCGAGAGTGAACCTATCTGGACGGGGATCTTCCCGGACTACACGGTACCTGGCGTACCGGATGTGATAGGATATGTGATATCGGGGTTTGTTGGTGTAGGGGTCCTCCTCCTGCCCGCCTTGCTGAGGGGTAGAAGAGATTGA
- a CDS encoding energy-coupling factor ABC transporter permease gives MELYGGCAVHIPDGFLSPLVALSFYIISLLVVAYSGRRYFNEGGDIYYLSVMAAGIFAAQMLNWPIPGGTSAHLVGGALAGILLGPFGGCLAMFMNLLVQCILMGDGGITALGANAFNMAVVDVFLGYLIYRMVMRISGGKKFVAGFLAGWLAIAAAAVVCGVEIGLSPQFGYPLSVTVPVMGTWHLLLGLVEGVATGFIVSRVEVIGK, from the coding sequence TTGGAGCTGTACGGGGGATGCGCCGTGCACATACCTGACGGATTCCTGAGCCCCCTAGTAGCCCTGTCCTTCTACATCATCTCCCTACTTGTGGTCGCGTACTCGGGAAGGAGGTATTTCAATGAGGGAGGTGATATCTACTACTTATCGGTGATGGCAGCAGGCATCTTCGCTGCCCAGATGCTGAACTGGCCGATACCCGGAGGAACCTCCGCGCACCTAGTGGGAGGAGCTCTTGCTGGCATTCTATTGGGCCCATTCGGTGGATGTTTGGCCATGTTCATGAACCTACTTGTCCAGTGCATCCTCATGGGTGATGGGGGGATCACCGCGCTGGGCGCGAACGCATTCAACATGGCCGTGGTGGATGTATTCCTAGGCTACCTCATTTACAGGATGGTGATGCGCATATCTGGTGGGAAGAAATTCGTAGCCGGTTTCCTCGCGGGTTGGCTGGCCATAGCCGCAGCTGCCGTCGTCTGTGGGGTGGAGATAGGGCTCTCTCCTCAGTTCGGCTATCCGCTGAGCGTGACCGTTCCCGTTATGGGGACTTGGCACCTCCTCCTAGGACTGGTGGAGGGGGTGGCCACTGGGTTCATCGTCAGCCGGGTGGAGGTGATCGGTAAGTGA
- the hypD gene encoding hydrogenase formation protein HypD: MMEISSPYRDPKISRLIVGEIAKIASELEDHVKIMDFCGTHEWTITHYGIRSLMPQNVELVAGPGCPVCITPGYYVDIAVKFAMEGVRVFTFGDVYRLPGSSRGAPKNLEEARSEGADVKIVYSVTDAIKLSGDGKESVFLAVGFETTAPATLGPIHRGVIPDNLSFIIVHRLTPPITKYVLENYPQSPIRGIIAPGHVSAITGASEWEFVAKDYGIPVVVSGFEPVDVLLSILEILRQIREGRAELVNEYSRVVRWEGNLRAKEVMKSTCEVVDAGWRGIGFVPDSGLQLKDAYKRYDALLKYGIPELSEERWMEDLPPGCRCAEVTLGMAKPTDCPLFKKICTPERPYGPCMVSSEGTCLIWAKYGGDELLRGLREEFSQP; encoded by the coding sequence TGATCGTGGGTGAGATTGCCAAGATAGCTAGCGAGCTGGAAGATCATGTTAAGATAATGGACTTCTGCGGAACTCACGAGTGGACCATCACCCATTACGGTATAAGGTCCCTGATGCCCCAGAACGTTGAGCTCGTCGCTGGCCCCGGATGCCCGGTTTGCATCACACCGGGATACTATGTGGACATCGCCGTCAAGTTTGCCATGGAGGGAGTGAGGGTTTTCACATTCGGAGACGTATACAGGTTACCGGGAAGCTCTAGAGGCGCTCCTAAGAACTTAGAGGAGGCTAGATCGGAGGGAGCTGACGTTAAAATAGTTTACAGTGTGACTGATGCAATAAAGCTGTCTGGAGACGGTAAGGAATCCGTTTTCCTCGCCGTCGGTTTCGAGACCACAGCTCCTGCTACTTTAGGCCCCATCCACAGAGGAGTTATTCCGGATAACCTGAGCTTCATCATCGTCCATAGGCTGACCCCGCCCATAACCAAGTACGTCCTAGAGAACTATCCTCAATCGCCTATAAGGGGGATAATAGCTCCCGGGCATGTTTCGGCCATAACTGGTGCATCAGAGTGGGAGTTCGTGGCCAAGGACTACGGAATTCCAGTTGTAGTGTCAGGTTTTGAGCCGGTGGATGTGCTCCTCTCTATACTGGAGATATTGAGGCAGATAAGGGAAGGTCGCGCTGAGTTGGTCAACGAGTACTCGAGAGTGGTTAGGTGGGAAGGGAACCTGAGGGCTAAGGAGGTCATGAAATCTACCTGCGAGGTGGTCGACGCTGGATGGAGGGGGATAGGCTTTGTTCCCGATAGCGGCCTCCAATTGAAGGATGCTTACAAGAGGTACGATGCTCTACTCAAGTACGGTATACCAGAGCTATCTGAGGAGAGGTGGATGGAGGACCTCCCACCCGGGTGCAGGTGTGCTGAGGTCACTCTAGGCATGGCCAAACCCACCGATTGTCCTCTATTCAAGAAAATATGCACTCCTGAGAGGCCTTATGGTCCCTGCATGGTCTCATCGGAGGGTACGTGTCTCATATGGGCAAAGTACGGTGGTGATGAGCTGCTCAGGGGGCTCAGGGAAGAGTTCTCTCAACCTTAA